In a genomic window of Quercus lobata isolate SW786 chromosome 4, ValleyOak3.0 Primary Assembly, whole genome shotgun sequence:
- the LOC115985346 gene encoding ankyrin repeat-containing protein ITN1, with protein MRTGRVRDAIVRATKEGIFEFVFEMVKADPIFVFSHDAESSNIFSAAVQYRRAKIFGLIYGFNMKSALAGASDSSYGNTLLHMAGMSAPSTSLDHIAGAALQMQRELQWFKEVESIVPPRVHGHLNKQGLTPRQLFTKNHEDMMSKGEKWMKDTASSCTMVGALIVTIMFVAVFTVPGGNDQNNGFPIFLNKKLFLVFIVSDALSLFSSSTSVLMFLGILTSRYAEEDFLESLPRKMIIGLSTLFFSIVAMMTTFSAALLLMLHEQSWIFKPVICLASIPITLFVLMQFPLLVAMANSTYRPSIFDRKMKRWF; from the exons ATGCGGACTGGTCGCGTTCGAGATGCCATCGTCCGTGCAACCAAGGAAGGgatttttgagtttgtatttgaAATGGTGAAAGCGGATCCCATATTTGTGTTCAGCCATGATGCAGAATCAAGCAACATTTTTTCGGCTGCTGTCCAATATCGTCGAGCCAAAATCTTTGGCCTTATCTATGGTTTTAATATGAAAAGCGCTTTGGCGGGTGCTTCAGATTCCTCCTACGGCAATACCTTATTACATATGGCAGGGATGTCAGCACCTTCTACATCACTTGATCACATCGCAGGTGCAGCTTTACAGATGCAAAGAGAACTACAATGGTTTAAG GAGGTGGAAAGCATTGTCCCTCCTAGGGTTCATGGACATTTAAACAAGCAGGGTTTGACTCCCCGACAATTGTTTACAAAGAACCATGAGGACATGATGAGCAAGGGAGAGAAATGGATGAAGGACACAGCATCTTCTTGTACCATGGTGGGTGCTCTCATTGTTACCATTATGTTTGTTGCAGTATTTACCGTTCCAGGTGGTAACGACCAAAATAATGGCTTCCcaattttcttaaataaaaaattatttctagtcTTTATAGTATCCGATGCTCTCTCACTATTTTCTTCCTCAACTTCAGTCTTGATGTTTTTGGGAATCCTCACATCTCGTTATGCAGAAGAAGATTTCCTTGAGTCCTTGCCTAGAAAGATGATAATAGGACTTTCCACCCTTTTCTTCTCTATTGTAGCCATGATGACAACCTTTTCTGCTGCACTTTTACTTATGCTACATGAACAATCATGGATTTTCAAACCTGTCATTTGCTTGGCTAGTATTCCTATCACCCTCTTTGTATTAATGCAGTTCCCCCTTCTTGTTGCCATGGCCAATTCAACTTACAGACCTAGCATCTTCGATAGGAAAATGAAGCGTTGGTTTTAA